In Streptomyces canus, one DNA window encodes the following:
- a CDS encoding acyl-CoA dehydrogenase family protein — protein sequence MTTTVTGPVAGTTEASEAELEDLRATVRSVCADAGGIAAVRRLDEHAPGIDAELWDTLGRQVGLAALGLPDAVGGIGGLAEIAVVCEELGRTSAAVPLLSSTVLAGQVLAGCGTAEAPLAAVADGTVHALAVVAPDGVWRPDAVPVGVTWQGSTPTLDGIAPFVLDGADAEALVVAAAGPDGVDLFLADPRGPGVTVRRVPTLDLSRGQAVVTFTAAPARALTAGGEGTDVVTRALDVAFVALAAEQLGGAQAALDMTVAHVRDRAQFGRAIGSFQAIKHTCADMLLQVESARSAVVRAVRAADSPEALAEAAAVAQSWCGEAFTYVAAECVQLHGGMGFTWEHDAHLYFRRAQSDAVLLGGAAHHRERLAGLLSW from the coding sequence ATGACGACCACCGTGACCGGCCCCGTCGCCGGAACGACCGAGGCCTCGGAGGCCGAACTCGAGGATCTGCGCGCGACCGTGCGGTCCGTGTGCGCGGACGCGGGCGGCATCGCCGCGGTGCGCCGGCTCGACGAGCACGCCCCCGGCATCGACGCCGAACTCTGGGACACGCTCGGCCGGCAGGTGGGCCTCGCGGCCCTCGGACTGCCGGACGCGGTGGGAGGCATCGGCGGCCTCGCGGAGATCGCCGTGGTCTGCGAGGAACTGGGCAGAACGTCGGCCGCCGTGCCGCTGCTGTCCTCCACCGTGCTCGCCGGGCAGGTGCTGGCCGGCTGCGGCACGGCCGAAGCGCCGCTGGCGGCGGTGGCCGACGGCACGGTGCACGCCCTGGCCGTGGTCGCGCCCGACGGCGTGTGGCGGCCGGACGCCGTGCCGGTCGGCGTCACCTGGCAGGGCAGCACCCCGACGCTGGACGGCATCGCACCCTTCGTGCTCGACGGCGCCGACGCGGAGGCCCTGGTGGTCGCGGCCGCCGGCCCCGACGGCGTGGACCTCTTCCTCGCCGACCCGCGCGGGCCGGGCGTGACGGTCCGCCGGGTGCCCACGCTGGACCTGAGCCGGGGCCAGGCCGTGGTCACCTTCACCGCTGCCCCGGCACGTGCGCTGACCGCCGGGGGCGAAGGGACGGACGTCGTCACCCGCGCCCTCGACGTGGCCTTCGTGGCGCTGGCCGCCGAACAGCTCGGCGGGGCGCAGGCGGCCCTGGACATGACGGTGGCGCATGTGCGGGACCGTGCGCAGTTCGGCCGGGCGATCGGCAGCTTCCAGGCGATCAAGCACACCTGCGCGGACATGCTGCTCCAGGTCGAGTCCGCACGGTCCGCGGTGGTCCGGGCGGTACGGGCGGCCGACTCGCCCGAAGCGCTCGCGGAGGCCGCGGCGGTGGCGCAGTCCTGGTGCGGCGAGGCGTTCACGTACGTCGCCGCCGAGTGCGTCCAGTTGCACGGCGGGATGGGCTTCACCTGGGAGCACGACGCGCATCTGTACTTCCGGCGCGCGCAGTCCGACGCCGTGCTGCTGGGCGGCGCGGCCCACCACCGGGAACGACTCGCCGGGCTCCTGAGCTGGTGA
- a CDS encoding Zn-ribbon domain-containing OB-fold protein, whose amino-acid sequence MTTRLIDESLFDGADPPRLVGARCTGCRTVVFPRQDSCPRCSDGAMAAHVLPDRGEIWSWTVQAFRPKEPYRPPAGGHQPYALGYVDLGEILVEARLDIPRRLIRIGLPVRLTTVEAYRDEDGTQILTFAFGAAAEDER is encoded by the coding sequence ATGACCACCAGACTGATCGACGAAAGCCTCTTCGACGGCGCGGATCCGCCACGCCTCGTGGGCGCGCGCTGCACCGGGTGCCGCACCGTCGTCTTCCCCCGGCAGGACTCCTGCCCCCGGTGCTCGGACGGGGCGATGGCCGCGCACGTACTGCCCGACCGTGGCGAGATCTGGTCGTGGACGGTGCAGGCGTTCCGGCCCAAGGAGCCGTACCGTCCGCCGGCCGGGGGCCACCAGCCGTACGCCCTCGGCTATGTCGACCTCGGGGAGATCCTGGTCGAGGCACGCCTCGACATACCCCGCCGGCTGATCCGGATCGGGCTGCCGGTCCGGCTGACAACGGTGGAGGCCTACCGCGACGAGGACGGGACCCAGATCCTGACCTTCGCCTTCGGCGCGGCTGCCGAGGACGAGCGATGA
- a CDS encoding thiolase family protein, with amino-acid sequence MSRSDEVYVVGCGMHPFGRDETVSGMDMAERAIREALADAGVAWADIGYAAGGSDVSGKPDTLVGRLGLTGVPFVNVQNGCATGASTVLAVANALRAGEASLGLAVGFDKHERGAFHVSAARYGLGDWYAETGMMLTTQFFALKTQRYLHEYAVPERALATVAARAFRNGSRHPLAWRRKELTEEEILDSAEVSPPLTQYMFCSPGQGAAALVLARGDRAFDLCERPVKLASLAFRTRRFGSFEVFAPWLPPGPHRSPSMDAAEAVFRGAGLRPSDVQVAQLQDTDSGSELIHLAETGLCGHGEQPELLASGSTDPTGRIPVNTDGGCLAGGEPVGASGLRQFHEVVRQLQGRAPGVQVPGGPRVGFTHVYGAPGISACAVLTV; translated from the coding sequence ATGAGCCGCTCCGACGAGGTCTACGTGGTCGGATGCGGCATGCATCCCTTCGGCCGGGACGAGACCGTCAGCGGTATGGACATGGCCGAACGGGCGATCCGGGAGGCCCTGGCCGACGCCGGTGTCGCCTGGGCGGACATCGGGTACGCGGCCGGCGGCTCCGACGTGTCCGGCAAGCCCGACACCCTGGTGGGCCGTCTGGGGCTGACCGGTGTGCCGTTCGTCAATGTGCAGAACGGCTGCGCGACCGGCGCCTCGACGGTGCTCGCCGTCGCCAACGCACTGCGGGCGGGCGAGGCGTCGCTCGGACTCGCCGTCGGCTTCGACAAGCACGAACGGGGCGCGTTCCATGTCTCCGCGGCCCGTTACGGACTCGGCGACTGGTACGCGGAGACCGGGATGATGTTGACGACCCAGTTCTTCGCACTGAAGACGCAGCGGTATCTGCACGAGTACGCCGTCCCCGAGCGGGCGTTGGCGACGGTGGCGGCACGCGCCTTCCGCAACGGCTCCCGGCACCCGCTGGCCTGGCGGCGCAAGGAGCTGACGGAGGAGGAGATCCTCGACTCCGCCGAGGTCAGCCCGCCGCTCACCCAGTACATGTTCTGCTCGCCGGGCCAGGGCGCGGCGGCGCTGGTCCTCGCCCGCGGCGACCGCGCCTTCGATCTGTGCGAACGGCCGGTGAAGCTGGCCTCGTTGGCCTTCAGGACCAGACGGTTCGGCTCGTTCGAGGTGTTCGCTCCCTGGCTGCCGCCGGGACCGCACCGCAGCCCCAGCATGGACGCGGCCGAGGCCGTCTTCCGCGGCGCCGGTCTGAGGCCCTCGGACGTCCAGGTCGCGCAGTTGCAGGACACCGACAGCGGTTCCGAGCTGATCCACCTGGCGGAGACCGGGCTGTGCGGGCACGGCGAGCAGCCGGAGCTGCTGGCCTCGGGTTCCACCGACCCCACCGGCCGGATCCCGGTCAACACCGACGGCGGCTGCCTGGCCGGTGGCGAGCCGGTGGGTGCGTCCGGGCTGCGCCAGTTCCACGAGGTGGTACGGCAGTTGCAGGGCCGCGCGCCGGGGGTGCAGGTGCCCGGCGGCCCCCGGGTGGGTTTCACCCATGTGTACGGGGCGCCCGGGATCAGCGCCTGCGCGGTACTGACGGTCTGA
- a CDS encoding SDR family NAD(P)-dependent oxidoreductase, which produces MSENRTALVTGGARGIGVEICRQLAQRGLRVLVAARQVEAAEEACRTIGPGALPLALDVRSAKSVTEAVREAGELTGGGVDVLVNNAGVSLDGELRPPYVDEEVLRATLDVNLVGAWRVAEAVVPGMVRAGYGRVVNLTSSYGSLALMDSGRHPAYRVSKTALNALTRMLAGELSGTGVLVNAADPGWTRSGMGGPSAPRGPEEGADTPVWLATLPDGDETTGGLFAGREPLPW; this is translated from the coding sequence ATGAGCGAGAACAGAACCGCCCTGGTCACCGGCGGCGCTCGCGGGATCGGCGTGGAGATCTGCCGGCAACTCGCCCAGCGGGGGCTGCGGGTACTGGTCGCGGCACGGCAGGTGGAGGCAGCCGAGGAGGCGTGCCGCACCATCGGCCCAGGGGCGCTGCCGCTGGCGCTGGACGTGCGTTCCGCGAAGAGCGTCACCGAAGCGGTGCGGGAGGCCGGGGAGCTGACCGGCGGCGGGGTGGACGTGCTGGTGAACAACGCGGGAGTGTCCCTGGACGGCGAGCTGCGGCCCCCGTACGTCGACGAGGAGGTCCTGCGTGCCACCCTGGACGTCAATCTCGTGGGCGCCTGGCGGGTGGCCGAGGCCGTCGTCCCGGGCATGGTGCGGGCCGGCTACGGACGGGTGGTCAACCTCACCAGCTCGTACGGCTCCCTGGCGCTGATGGACTCCGGCCGGCACCCGGCCTACCGCGTCTCCAAGACCGCGCTCAACGCCTTGACACGGATGCTCGCCGGCGAGCTGTCGGGCACGGGGGTCCTGGTCAACGCCGCCGACCCCGGGTGGACCCGCAGCGGCATGGGCGGTCCGTCCGCCCCGCGCGGGCCGGAGGAGGGCGCGGACACCCCCGTCTGGCTGGCGACCCTCCCCGACGGCGACGAGACGACGGGCGGGCTGTTCGCCGGCCGCGAGCCACTGCCCTGGTGA
- a CDS encoding TetR/AcrR family transcriptional regulator: MATKQNGKQPAHRPSRRQHIIAAAVRVFGRNGFAETSVQDIADEAQVVPTAVYYHFAGKEELLELSMRRVFDQLNAVVEAARPESEPGDAEGLVRVIDAVWDWVEKNPDEARLYQVQVASANGNLKALRDEFEQRHIQRAYDYLPDGTTRNPRAAKSRHASQALAVRTLISTTILVTALRAEGGPLSELPSRSVQEAVRALALRIVAADQGSAAAPA; encoded by the coding sequence ATGGCCACGAAGCAGAACGGCAAGCAACCGGCCCACCGTCCCTCGCGGCGGCAGCACATCATCGCGGCCGCGGTCAGGGTGTTCGGGCGCAACGGGTTCGCCGAGACCAGCGTGCAGGACATCGCGGACGAGGCCCAGGTGGTGCCCACGGCCGTCTACTACCACTTCGCCGGCAAGGAGGAGCTGCTCGAACTGTCCATGCGGCGGGTCTTCGACCAGCTGAACGCGGTCGTGGAGGCGGCCCGGCCGGAGTCCGAGCCGGGTGACGCCGAGGGCCTGGTGCGGGTCATCGACGCCGTGTGGGACTGGGTGGAGAAGAACCCGGACGAGGCCCGGCTCTACCAGGTCCAGGTCGCCTCCGCCAACGGCAACCTCAAGGCGCTCCGCGACGAGTTCGAGCAGCGGCACATCCAGCGGGCGTACGACTATCTGCCGGACGGCACCACCCGCAACCCGCGGGCGGCCAAGTCGCGACATGCGTCGCAGGCGCTCGCCGTGCGCACGCTGATCAGCACGACCATCCTCGTCACCGCGCTGCGGGCGGAGGGCGGGCCGCTGTCCGAGCTGCCGTCCCGGTCCGTGCAGGAGGCCGTCAGGGCGTTGGCGCTGCGCATCGTCGCCGCCGACCAGGGGAGCGCTGCCGCACCGGCCTGA
- a CDS encoding TetR/AcrR family transcriptional regulator, protein MTTSGTRAAHRPSRRQWVIEAATELFATQPPDEVTVADIAARAEMTSAAVYYHFSSKDQVLVEGMRVFAAALREQVETLAETPTPGKDIGPAVTALVAWLGEHRSAATVFFVSSAGMSQEAEALRHEVRTQLLEDLVRLVRKASGPVTDAEAAVIGLGVLALLETAAISQARGDEAYRSLGHRSFLREVGRLAERIADPVAEG, encoded by the coding sequence ATGACTACATCCGGAACCCGCGCCGCTCACCGCCCCTCGCGCAGGCAGTGGGTGATCGAGGCGGCCACGGAGCTGTTCGCCACCCAGCCTCCGGACGAGGTGACGGTGGCCGACATCGCCGCGCGGGCGGAGATGACGTCGGCCGCGGTGTACTACCACTTCTCCTCCAAGGACCAGGTGCTCGTGGAGGGGATGCGGGTGTTCGCCGCGGCGCTGCGTGAGCAGGTGGAGACGCTCGCGGAGACCCCCACGCCGGGCAAGGACATCGGTCCCGCCGTCACGGCGCTGGTGGCCTGGCTGGGCGAACACCGCTCCGCCGCCACCGTCTTCTTCGTGTCCTCGGCCGGCATGAGCCAGGAGGCGGAGGCCCTGCGGCACGAGGTCCGCACGCAGTTGCTGGAGGACCTGGTGCGGCTGGTCCGCAAGGCCAGTGGGCCGGTCACGGACGCGGAGGCGGCGGTGATCGGCCTGGGTGTGCTGGCGCTGCTGGAGACCGCGGCGATCTCACAGGCGCGGGGGGATGAGGCGTACCGCTCCCTGGGCCATCGTTCCTTTCTCCGCGAGGTGGGCCGCCTCGCGGAGCGGATCGCCGATCCGGTGGCGGAGGGCTGA
- a CDS encoding dihydrolipoamide acetyltransferase family protein: MAVEVLLPKIGLTMQEGTIDEWLVPTGAAVMEGDALLRLATDKVDVDVEAEAGGLFHPVVAAGATVPAGALIGWLLAEGEQPPGAGDGPTPAGTGPSGADTQPVVASAAAAVMPVAPSSNGAAGSGGRLLASPNARRVAAEAGVGLTGVRGTGPGGRIVSEDVVEYLLAAADSPVEPRSVDHQVMPVSPLVRRLAKERGIDLADVRGSGAGGRIRRADLDAVTPAPAPVGRSVPAGAPRPGDVIPLTGMRGTIARRMHASLQEMAQLTHGYEVRMDAVVALRDQLKQEWADSDLPVPSLNDFLMKAAALALRDHPLLNAGVLEDGVHLFEDIHLGFAVAVPNGLLVPVIQDAADLSLPEMARCSRELAENARAGRISPAQLEGATFTVTSLGGYGVDFFTPVVNPGNVAILGVGRLRDGVEWVDDQPRRTRVLTLSLTFDHRAVDGAPAAEYLRTLGELLRKPLRLLV, translated from the coding sequence ATGGCCGTCGAGGTTCTGCTGCCGAAGATCGGCCTGACCATGCAGGAGGGCACGATCGACGAATGGCTCGTGCCGACCGGCGCCGCCGTCATGGAGGGCGACGCGCTGCTCCGGCTGGCCACGGACAAGGTCGACGTGGACGTCGAGGCGGAAGCCGGGGGGCTGTTCCACCCCGTCGTCGCCGCCGGGGCGACGGTCCCGGCCGGGGCGCTCATCGGCTGGCTGCTGGCCGAGGGCGAGCAGCCGCCGGGTGCGGGGGATGGGCCGACGCCGGCCGGGACCGGCCCGTCCGGTGCGGACACGCAGCCCGTGGTGGCTTCGGCCGCAGCCGCCGTGATGCCCGTGGCGCCGTCATCCAACGGCGCGGCCGGGTCCGGCGGCAGACTCCTCGCCTCGCCGAACGCCCGGCGGGTGGCGGCCGAGGCGGGCGTCGGCCTCACCGGCGTACGCGGCACCGGGCCCGGCGGCCGGATCGTCTCCGAGGACGTGGTGGAGTATCTGCTCGCCGCGGCGGACTCCCCGGTGGAACCGCGCTCGGTCGACCATCAGGTGATGCCCGTGTCCCCGCTGGTCCGTCGGCTGGCGAAGGAACGGGGCATCGACCTCGCCGACGTGCGCGGCTCCGGTGCGGGCGGCCGGATCCGCCGGGCCGACCTCGATGCCGTCACCCCGGCGCCCGCACCGGTGGGCCGGAGCGTCCCGGCCGGCGCGCCGCGGCCCGGGGACGTCATCCCGCTGACCGGGATGCGCGGCACCATCGCCCGCCGGATGCACGCCAGCCTCCAGGAGATGGCCCAGCTGACACACGGCTACGAAGTGCGGATGGACGCCGTCGTGGCCCTGCGGGACCAGCTCAAGCAGGAGTGGGCCGACAGCGACCTGCCGGTGCCCAGTCTCAACGACTTCCTGATGAAGGCCGCCGCACTGGCCCTGCGGGACCATCCGCTGCTCAACGCGGGAGTGCTCGAGGACGGTGTCCACCTGTTCGAGGACATCCACCTCGGGTTCGCGGTCGCGGTGCCCAACGGCCTGCTCGTCCCGGTCATCCAGGACGCGGCGGATCTGTCACTGCCCGAAATGGCGCGCTGCTCACGGGAGTTGGCCGAGAACGCCCGCGCCGGGCGCATCTCTCCGGCGCAGTTGGAGGGCGCGACGTTCACCGTCACCTCACTGGGTGGGTACGGCGTGGACTTCTTCACGCCCGTGGTCAATCCCGGCAACGTGGCCATCCTTGGCGTGGGCAGGCTCAGGGACGGCGTCGAGTGGGTCGACGACCAGCCGCGGCGGACGCGCGTGCTCACCCTGAGCCTCACCTTCGACCACCGTGCCGTGGACGGGGCTCCGGCGGCCGAGTACCTGCGCACGCTCGGTGAACTGCTGCGCAAACCGTTGAGGTTGCTGGTCTGA
- a CDS encoding alpha-ketoacid dehydrogenase subunit beta produces the protein MTTITEAPALAPGGTARKLSYVKAFNEGLAQAMREDENVFVAGEDVAGYGGVFRMFDNLLDEFGPRRMIDTPISEAALVGLGVGAAARGLRPVVDLMFMDFIGVCLDQIVNQAAKMKYMFGGSVSVPLTITTASGAGLGAAAQHSQSLEAWLAHVPGLKVVMPCDAYTAKGLTVSAIRDDNPVVVMLNKVLLGSTSEVPEQIYGIPLGQAHTARHGSDVTVIALGRMVGEALAAADELAAEGVEVEVIDPRTVQPLDTETMFASVRRTNRVLVVHEAVTFGGLGAEIAAQIQDAAFDHLDAPVLRIGAPFSPVPFSPVLEKAYVPDRVRIAQGCRKLLERA, from the coding sequence ATGACCACGATCACCGAAGCACCGGCCCTCGCCCCGGGCGGCACGGCCCGCAAGCTCAGCTACGTGAAGGCCTTCAACGAAGGACTCGCCCAGGCCATGCGCGAGGACGAGAACGTCTTCGTCGCCGGCGAGGACGTGGCCGGATACGGCGGCGTCTTCCGCATGTTCGACAACCTGCTCGACGAGTTCGGCCCCCGCCGCATGATCGACACCCCGATCTCCGAGGCCGCGCTCGTCGGCCTGGGCGTGGGCGCGGCCGCCCGGGGTCTGCGCCCTGTCGTCGACCTGATGTTCATGGACTTCATCGGCGTATGCCTGGACCAGATCGTCAACCAGGCCGCCAAGATGAAGTACATGTTCGGCGGCTCCGTCTCGGTGCCGCTCACCATCACCACCGCCTCCGGCGCGGGCCTCGGCGCCGCCGCCCAGCACAGCCAGAGTCTGGAGGCCTGGCTCGCGCATGTCCCCGGCCTCAAGGTCGTCATGCCGTGCGACGCGTACACCGCCAAGGGCCTGACCGTGTCGGCGATCCGGGACGACAACCCGGTCGTCGTGATGCTCAACAAGGTGCTCCTCGGCAGCACGAGCGAGGTGCCCGAGCAGATCTACGGCATTCCGCTGGGGCAGGCGCACACGGCACGGCACGGCTCCGACGTCACCGTCATCGCCCTGGGCCGCATGGTGGGCGAGGCCCTCGCGGCGGCCGACGAACTCGCCGCCGAAGGAGTGGAGGTCGAGGTGATCGACCCGCGCACCGTGCAGCCCCTGGACACCGAGACCATGTTCGCCTCCGTCCGGCGCACCAACCGCGTCCTCGTGGTCCACGAGGCGGTGACCTTCGGCGGACTCGGCGCGGAGATCGCCGCCCAGATCCAGGACGCGGCTTTCGACCACCTCGACGCACCGGTCCTGCGCATCGGCGCCCCCTTCTCCCCGGTGCCGTTCTCGCCGGTACTGGAGAAGGCCTATGTACCCGACCGCGTGCGCATCGCGCAGGGCTGCCGCAAGCTCCTCGAAAGGGCGTGA
- a CDS encoding thiamine pyrophosphate-dependent dehydrogenase E1 component subunit alpha codes for MAQRASKKSADPAANHTSAQVVRDLHERMVRIRLFETEAGKLMEAGKLPGFLHLYVGQEAVAAGVMAALRDDDQITSTHRGHGHAVAKGVSFKHMYAELYGRVTGACLGRGGSMHINDVSLGMLGANGIVGAGIPIAVGAAFAAQYRGEDNIAVTFFGDGATNIGAFHEAANMAAILHLPVLFICENNGYAEFTPQSKHMLITDVADRAASYGMPSVIVDGMDALAVHEAGVEAVARARAGEGPMFIEAKTYRYYDHQGVKGLRHPYRSDEEVAEWKARDAIDLLEARALADGTATRAELDDTWQRTRDEIAEAIAYAEAGPLPDTADLLLNVYSG; via the coding sequence ATGGCTCAAAGGGCATCGAAGAAGTCGGCCGATCCGGCCGCGAACCACACATCCGCGCAGGTCGTCAGGGATCTGCACGAGCGCATGGTACGCATCCGGCTGTTCGAGACCGAGGCGGGAAAGCTCATGGAGGCCGGCAAGCTGCCGGGCTTCCTGCATCTCTACGTCGGTCAGGAAGCCGTGGCCGCGGGCGTGATGGCGGCCCTGCGCGACGACGACCAGATCACCTCCACCCACCGCGGACACGGACACGCCGTGGCCAAGGGGGTCAGCTTCAAGCACATGTACGCCGAGCTCTACGGCCGGGTCACCGGCGCCTGCCTCGGCCGCGGCGGAAGCATGCACATCAACGACGTCTCGCTCGGCATGCTCGGCGCCAACGGCATCGTCGGCGCCGGCATCCCGATCGCCGTCGGAGCCGCCTTCGCCGCCCAGTACCGAGGCGAGGACAACATCGCCGTCACCTTCTTCGGCGACGGCGCCACCAACATCGGCGCCTTCCATGAAGCTGCCAACATGGCCGCCATCCTGCACCTGCCGGTGCTGTTCATCTGCGAGAACAACGGCTACGCCGAGTTCACCCCGCAGTCGAAGCACATGCTGATCACCGACGTCGCCGACCGGGCCGCGTCCTACGGCATGCCCAGCGTGATCGTCGACGGCATGGACGCGCTCGCCGTCCACGAGGCCGGCGTCGAGGCCGTCGCACGCGCCCGGGCCGGCGAGGGCCCCATGTTCATCGAGGCCAAGACCTACCGCTACTACGACCACCAGGGCGTCAAGGGACTGCGCCACCCGTACCGCTCCGACGAGGAAGTGGCGGAGTGGAAGGCCCGCGACGCCATCGACCTCCTGGAGGCCCGTGCCCTCGCCGACGGCACCGCCACCCGCGCCGAGCTGGACGACACCTGGCAGCGCACCCGCGACGAGATCGCCGAGGCCATCGCCTACGCCGAGGCCGGCCCGCTGCCCGACACCGCCGACCTGCTGCTCAACGTCTACTCGGGATGA
- a CDS encoding aromatic ring-hydroxylating oxygenase subunit alpha, translating into MVQTSSPEILETGADRRPPPAPEYSSWISQDRSSDAAAVAMRQEAAELVERVLEHYRNNTTHEADDQWTEPVAHYLDADRWQREMDAVHRTVPLPLAMSAELPGPNTYKALDVLGVPVLITRDRQGTVHAMINACRHRGAKLIEPGCGVSKRLTCPYHSWSYDLAGELRGVYAEKTFGDVPRTGRGLVRLPAGERAGIVFVSLDPAAEQDLDAWLGDLQPLLEGLRLADCHHYSTKELTSPNWKVTLDGYLETYHFASLHPKTVFETNLSNMMAHDTWGAHQRIAPALRPIAQAAELPADRRDPGDCVGAIYWLYPGLAIAGGWRHKIAVSLVLPRTATESVTQQIILLRDPAVTEEERAAADRFGEWFHEVVRDEDYATTYGVQQGLAALNGTDFVFGRNEPGLQHFHRTVHGHLDSRAAR; encoded by the coding sequence GTGGTCCAGACCAGTTCACCGGAGATCCTGGAGACAGGTGCCGATCGCAGGCCGCCCCCGGCCCCCGAGTACTCCTCGTGGATCAGCCAGGACCGGTCCTCCGATGCCGCCGCCGTCGCGATGCGGCAGGAAGCCGCCGAGCTCGTCGAGCGCGTGCTGGAGCACTACCGCAACAACACGACGCACGAGGCGGACGACCAGTGGACGGAACCGGTCGCCCACTACCTCGACGCCGACCGCTGGCAACGGGAGATGGACGCCGTCCACCGGACCGTCCCGCTGCCGCTCGCCATGTCCGCCGAACTCCCCGGACCGAACACCTACAAGGCACTCGACGTGCTCGGTGTGCCGGTGCTGATCACCCGGGACCGGCAGGGCACCGTCCACGCGATGATCAACGCCTGCCGGCACCGCGGGGCCAAGCTGATCGAGCCGGGTTGCGGGGTCTCCAAGCGGCTGACCTGCCCCTACCACTCCTGGTCCTACGACCTGGCCGGTGAGCTGCGGGGCGTCTACGCCGAGAAGACCTTCGGCGACGTGCCCCGCACCGGGCGCGGTCTCGTACGGCTCCCGGCCGGGGAGCGCGCCGGCATCGTCTTCGTCTCACTGGACCCGGCGGCCGAGCAGGACCTCGACGCCTGGCTCGGGGATCTGCAGCCGCTCCTCGAGGGGCTGCGCCTCGCGGACTGCCACCACTACTCGACCAAGGAGCTGACCAGTCCCAACTGGAAGGTCACGCTCGACGGCTATCTGGAGACGTACCACTTCGCCTCGCTGCACCCGAAGACGGTGTTCGAGACCAACCTCTCGAACATGATGGCGCACGACACCTGGGGCGCCCACCAGCGCATCGCACCGGCCCTGCGTCCCATCGCGCAGGCGGCCGAGCTGCCCGCGGACCGGCGCGATCCCGGAGACTGCGTCGGAGCCATCTACTGGCTCTACCCCGGTCTGGCGATCGCGGGCGGCTGGCGTCACAAGATCGCCGTGTCCCTCGTGCTCCCCCGGACGGCCACCGAGTCGGTGACCCAGCAGATCATCCTGCTGCGCGACCCCGCGGTGACCGAGGAGGAGCGCGCGGCCGCCGACCGGTTCGGCGAGTGGTTCCACGAGGTGGTCCGCGACGAGGACTACGCGACCACCTACGGAGTACAGCAGGGACTTGCGGCCCTGAACGGGACCGACTTCGTCTTCGGACGCAACGAGCCCGGACTCCAGCATTTCCACCGCACCGTTCACGGACACCTGGACAGCAGAGCCGCCAGGTGA
- a CDS encoding SDR family NAD(P)-dependent oxidoreductase: MVATGSLDGRVAVITGSTRSIGRAIAEAFLAHGATVVISGRSELKGKQALEELDAGDKAVFHPCDANSQQDIEALADFAAERFGRLDIWVNNVGGTSGFAPVHELSDEAWHNALNLNLNAYFYGTRRALPTMLAGGWGRVINISSVEGKQANKPAISHYITNKHAIHGLTKATAFEYGTQGITCNAICPGAVDTDLMRAAGPAAAEAEGISYEEWLGRFAEHAATKQITTVEQVAAVASLLASDAGAGITGTLISVDGGTAQW, from the coding sequence ATGGTGGCTACGGGCAGCCTCGACGGACGTGTCGCGGTGATCACGGGCAGCACACGCAGTATCGGCCGCGCCATCGCCGAGGCCTTCCTGGCCCACGGCGCGACGGTCGTCATCAGCGGCCGCAGCGAGCTCAAGGGCAAGCAGGCCCTGGAGGAACTGGACGCCGGGGACAAGGCGGTCTTCCACCCCTGCGACGCCAACAGCCAGCAGGACATCGAGGCCCTCGCCGACTTCGCCGCCGAGCGCTTCGGCAGGCTCGACATCTGGGTCAACAACGTCGGCGGCACCTCGGGCTTCGCCCCCGTCCACGAGCTCAGCGACGAGGCCTGGCACAACGCCCTCAACCTGAACCTCAACGCCTACTTCTACGGCACCCGCCGCGCACTGCCGACGATGCTGGCGGGCGGCTGGGGACGCGTCATCAACATCTCCTCCGTCGAGGGCAAGCAGGCCAACAAGCCCGCGATCAGCCACTACATCACCAACAAGCACGCCATCCACGGCCTGACCAAGGCGACCGCCTTCGAGTACGGCACCCAGGGCATCACCTGCAACGCCATCTGCCCCGGCGCCGTCGACACCGACCTGATGCGGGCCGCCGGTCCGGCCGCGGCCGAGGCCGAGGGCATCTCGTACGAGGAATGGCTGGGCCGCTTCGCCGAGCACGCCGCCACCAAGCAGATCACCACCGTGGAGCAGGTGGCCGCGGTCGCCTCGCTCCTCGCGAGCGACGCCGGCGCGGGCATCACGGGCACGCTGATCAGCGTGGACGGCGGAACGGCGCAATGGTAG